A genome region from Solanum pennellii chromosome 12, SPENNV200 includes the following:
- the LOC107006396 gene encoding uncharacterized protein LOC107006396, translating to MANLTKLEFTALQSSGRNYLSWVLDAEIHLDAMGLGDTIKEENKASNQNCARAMIFLRHHLDEILKIEYLTVKDPLVLWKNLKERFDHLKMVIHPKARYDWMHLRLQDFKSIHEYNSAMFRITSQLKLCGETVSEIDMMEKTFSTFHASNVLLQQQYREKGFKKYSELISHLLVAEQNNDLLLKNHENRPTGSEPLPEVNEAYAHHARRGKGRGPNRGRGRGRGRGRGRDYGQERNSNLGINHSSNKKETIN from the exons atggccAATCTTACAAAACTAGAGTTCACTGCCCTTCAAAGTTCGGGCAGGAACTACCTCTCATGGGTGTTGGATGCTGAAATCCACCTTGATGCAATGGGTCTTGGAGAcaccataaaagaagaaaataaggcaTCAAATCAAAACTGTGCACGAGCAATGATATTCTTGCGTCATCATCTTGACGAGATTCTGAAAATCGAATATCTGACAGTTAAGGATCCACTTGTTTTGTGGAAAAACCTAAAAGAAAGATTTGACCACTTGAAGATGGTCATACATCCAAAGGCACGATATGATTGGATGCATCTAAGGCTACAAGACTTTAAGTCTATACATGAGTATAATTCTGCCATGTTCAGAATCACTTCtcaattgaaattatgtggagaaacgGTTAGTGAgattgatatgatggaaaagacATTCTCCACTTTCCATGCCTCGAATGTGCTCTTGCAGCAACAATATCGAGAGAAAGGTTTCAAAAAGTATTCTGAACtaatttctcatcttcttgtggccgagcaaaataatgatttattattgaaaaatcatgAGAATCGACCTACTGGATCTGAACCACTTCCTGAAGTGAATGAGGCGTACGCCCACCATGCTAGGCGTGGAAAAGGTCGCGGTCCTAATCGTGGACGTGGACGTGGTCGTGGACGTGGACGTGGTCGTGATTATGGTCAAGAACGTAATTCTAATCTTGGCAttaatcattcatcaaataaaaag GAAACAATAAATTAA